In one Lolium rigidum isolate FL_2022 chromosome 3, APGP_CSIRO_Lrig_0.1, whole genome shotgun sequence genomic region, the following are encoded:
- the LOC124698826 gene encoding probable pectinesterase 67 encodes MARRSLLLLPCLFAAAAVLCDAHSKLAKKSNDVVNGPLLTTKIDAKRTLIVGPNDEFKTIQSAIDAVPEGNTEWVIVHIRSGVYTEKVVIQETKPFIFVRGNGKGRTSISFESASPHNAESATFAVHADNVIVFGLSFRNAARAGLPNSPEIRTVAAMVGGDKVAFYHCAFYSPHHTLFDQAGRHYYESCYIQGNIDFIFGGGQSIFQCAEIFVKPDRRTEILGSITASDRKEESAAGGFVFLKGKVYGVGEVYLGRANEAYSRVVFADTYLSKTINPAGWTDYGYTGSKDNLMLAEFNCTGPGADASKRVPWSRQLSPADAAKFLTVDFIDGKDWLPAFYY; translated from the exons ATGGCCCGgcgtagcctcctcctcctcccctgccTCTTCGCCGCGGCGGCGGTTCTCTGCGATGCGCACTCGAAGCTCGCCAAGAAGAGCAACGACGTCGTCAACGGCCCCCTCCTCACCACCAAGATCGACGCCAAGCGCACCCTGATCGTCGGCCCCAACGACGAGTTCAAGACCATCCAGTCCGCCATCGACGCCGTGCCCGAGGGGAACACCGAGTGGGTCATCGTCCACATCCGCTCCGGCGTTTACAC GGAGAAAGTTGTGATCCAGGAGACCAAGCCGTTCATCTTCGTCAGGGGCAACGGCAAGGGCCGGACCTCAATCTCCTTCGAGTCGGCCTCGCCTCACAACGCCGAGTCCGCCACGTTCGCCGTGCATGCGGACAACGTCATCGTCTTCGGCCTTAGCTTCAGG AATGCGGCCCGCGCGGGGCTGCCGAACAGCCCGGAGATCCGCACGGTGGCGGCCATGGTCGGCGGCGACAAGGTGGCCTTCTACCACTGCGCCTTCTACAGCCCCCACCACACCCTCTTCGACCAGGCCGGCCGCCACTACTACGAGAGCTGCTACATCCAGGGCAACATCGACTTCATCTTCGGCGGCGGCCAGTCCATATTCCAG TGCGCGGAGATCTTCGTGAAGCCCGACCGGCGGACGGAGATCCTGGGTTCCATCACGGCGAGCGATCGCAAGGAGGAGAGCGCCGCCGGCGGCTTCGTGTTCCTCAAGGGCAAGGTGTACGGCGTCGGGGAGGTCTACCTCGGCCGCGCCAACGAGGCCTACTCGCGCGTCGTCTTCGCCGACACCTACCTCTCCAAGACCATCAACCCGGCCGGCTGGACGgactacggatacacgggcagcaAAGA CAATTTGATGCTCGCGGAGTTCAACTGCACCGGGCCGGGCGCCGACGCGTCGAAGCGCGTGCCGTGGTCGCGGCAGCTCAGCCCGGCGGACGCGGCCAAGTTCCTCACCGTCGACTTCATCGACGGCAAGGACTGGCTCCCGGCCTTCTACTACTGA